A window of the Megalopta genalis isolate 19385.01 chromosome 2, iyMegGena1_principal, whole genome shotgun sequence genome harbors these coding sequences:
- the Klp31E gene encoding kinesin-like protein 31E isoform X3 encodes MCRICTQVPPGEPQVFLGPDKAFTYDYVFDTGFGQGTIYDTCVARLIEGALDGYNATVLAYGQTGSGKTYTMGTGFDVEVEESVIGIIPRAIKHLFDGIAEKQQHARERAQMPPEFKVTAQFLELYNEDLKDLLEPGGPRGGARIHEDTSGNIHLAGVEPRIVTSLEQALDYLRLGALSRTTGSTQMNTQSSRSHAIFTLHIRQQRCVKVEDPDADIDTSGTEPANEFETLTAKFHFVDLAGSERLKRTGATGDRAKEGISINCGLLALGNVISALGDKTKKALHVPYRDSKLTRLLQDSLGGNSQTVMIACVSPSDRDFMETLSTLKYANRARNIKNKVTINQDMSSRTIASLRREIQQLQLELMEYRQGKRVVGEDGVNDAWHENQMLNSELQSLRTRVKALSETVEALTAKNVLLLTEKAAGKWISSGGNGEVTSLVQGYVQEIEELRARLLEAEAMYQQLKKRQLQVNAANPYGDSGYVFQNDSTSVLNDAKKELQKEIETLSALKEQQAYSGNTANKVSEEGEGDDAEVVQDSASEDDSDDDSDRKEEDEEEAAMGRELEALTSDIDMKQRLIQELELSQRRLQTMKQHYEDKLAQLQARIKDTQEERDKVLNSLQQQPTPPTEKVKKLRDEYEKKLTAMQKEMRLLQSAKKEHARLLKSQSQNENRLRGLRNELAEMKRAKVKLLNKMREEAQRHKENELRRNREIAQLRKESRKNANMIRTLEADKRMKEVVLRRKQEEVTALRKRDRGLSQKVAGRAPPKPINPKALKQRWQTFERTIAKQALAKQAAAETEREMERLLQEREELGRELEKLQKLRNDLTSKRGDPSDVDEEIDNVKSKISYLQDSISECQRDMMEVGDGETEGEPGVEALISTVQTVDEAQYLLQRMLAFTVEQSCVAAQKQLEVRDMESRLNQVAQESDVQHQLLEHVLRDRDLLSLTNNHHNNTMNYSPPSSRSSSPDIESYSQVIMGEERQRNNKVRRRTTQPQELLYGVQANPDNIKTEEQSQNYNHPLTRVPSAPGSLKGLVLTRSQHNITGGSPTLSRRDSTSPRPLRRPLHPGGGSMEQVAHTDVSSPPGSPTTYRRFNSREENVFSRLTASRQPASTYPQPMKGIISQCQGKTPPRAVLQCTHVAEGHSKAVLAICATEDLLFSGSKDRTVKVWDLRTGIENLTLIGHPNNVVAVKYSPVQNLLFSVSSAYVKVWDLRAANNCIKTLFSSGQAQSGQIALSTQLPMGETAINDLVLSLDEQELYAAASDKVRVWDLRKLTHIGRLGTPHTAAVMCLAVANDGRVIAGSKDHLISLVEPNMSGQSVCLAPPHYDGVQCLTACDSTLFSGSRDMCIKRWDLHKMELVQSLNNAHKDWILGLCMINSGTIMVSGCRGGVLKAWSVPKEQGGECAPIGEVRAHGSAINAVITNQQHVFTASNDGTVRLWSYYKRDARTFQRSNSLKS; translated from the exons ATGTGTAGGATATGTACTCAAGTACCTCCAGGAGAACCCCAGGTCTTTCTTGGACCAGACAAGGCCTTCACATACGATTATGTTTTTGATACTGGTTTTGGACAAGGCACAATTTATGACACATGTGTTGCACGATTGATAGAAGGTGCTTTAGATGGATACAATGCAACAGTTCTAGCTTATGGTCAGACTGGTTCTGGCAAAACTTACACAATGGGTACTGGTTTTGATGTAGAAGTTGAGGAATCTGTTATTGGCATTATTCCTAGAGCAATTAAGCATCTGTTTGATGGAATAGCAGAGAAGCAACAGCATGCTAGGGAACGTGCACAAATGCCTCCTGAATTTAAG GTTACTGCACAATTTTTGGAATTGTATAATGAAGACTTGAAAGATCTGTTGGAACCAGGTGGACCAAGAGGTGGGGCCCGCATTCATGAAGACACTTCTGGCAACATTCACTTAGCTGGTGTTGAACCACGAATTGTAACTAGTTTGGAACAAGCGCTAGACTATTTACGATTAGGAGCATTATCGCGCACAACTGGGTCCACACAAATGAATACTCAGTCGTCGAGATCACACGCAATATTTACCTTACACATAAGGCAGCAAAGATGCGTTAAAGTTGAAGATCCGGATGCTGATATCGACACAAGCGGAACGGAACCAGCAAACGAGTTTGAAACTTTAACTGCAAAATTTCATTTTGTAGATTTAGCTGGCTCAGAAAGATTAAAAAGAACTGGTGCTACAGGAGATAGAGCGAAAGAGGGAATATCTATAAATTGTGGACTG ttGGCTTTGGGTAATGTGATTTCAGCACTCGGTGACAAAACAAAGAAAGCTTTACATGTACCATATAGAGATTCTAAATTGACTAGGCTACTTCAAGATTCTCTTGGAG GGAATAGTCAGACTGTTATGATAGCCTGTGTGTCACCAAGTGACAGAGATTTCATGGAAACTCTAAGCACATTAAAGTATGCAAATAGAGCAAGAAATATAAAGAACAAAGTTACAATTAATCAAGACATGAGCTCGAGAACTATAGCTTCTTTAAGAAGAGAGATACAACAACTTCAGTTAGAATTAATGGAGTATAGACAAG GCAAAAGAGTTGTTGGTGAAGATGGTGTCAACGATGCTTGGCATGAAAATCAAATGTTGAACAGTGAGCTACAAAGTCTACGTACTAGAGTCAAAGCTCTTTCAGAGACTGTTGAAGCATTAACTGCGAAGAACGTTCTTCTTCTAACAGAAAAAGCTGCTGGTAAGTGGATATCATCAGGTGGAAATGGTGAAGTTACAAGCTTGGTACAAGGATATGTTCAAGAAATAGAGGAACTAAGAGCCCGTCTCTTGGAAGCAGAAGCTATGTACCAACAATTAAAAAAACGGCAATTGCAG GTTAATGCAGCAAATCCTTATGGTGACTCTGGATATGTATTTCAAAATGATTCTACATCAGTATTAAATGACGCCAAAAAAGAATTACAGAAGGAAATTGAAACGCTGTCTGCACTAAAAGAGCAGCAAGCGTATAGTGGCAATACTGCCAATAAGGTGAGTGAGGAAGGAGAAGGCGATGATGCAGAGGTTGTCCAAGACTCTGCGAGCGAAGATGATTCCGATGATGATTCTGATAGAAAAG aagaagacgaagaggaGGCAGCTATGGGTCGTGAGTTAGAGGCTCTAACATCGGATATAGATATGAAGCAGCGGTTAATTCAGGAGTTAGAACTCTCTCAGCGGCGACTACAAACTATGAAACAGCATTACGAGGATAAACTCGCGCAATTGCAAGCTCGTATTAAAGACACGCAAGAAGAAAGGGACAAAGTGTTGAATTCTCTGCAACAACAACCAACACCGCCGACGGAAAAAGTAAAGAAACTGCGTGACGAGTACGAGAAGAAACTGACCGCGATGCAAAAAGAAATGCGACTCTTACAGTCTGCTAAAAAGGAGCACGCGAGACTACTAAAGAGTCAGTCTCAAAACGAGAATAGATTAAGAGGATTGCGAAACGAACTTGCAGAAATGAAGAGAGCTAAAGTGAAGctgttgaataaaatgagagaaGAGGCTCAAAGACACAAGGAGAATGAGTTGAGGCGGAATAGAGAAATCGCTCAATTGCGTAAAGAAAGCAGAAAGAATGCAAACATGATTAGAACTCTGGAAGCTGATAAAAGGATGAAAGAGGTGGTGTTGAGACGTAAACAAGAAGAGGTTACTGCGCTCAGAAAACGAGACAGAGGTCTCAGTCAGAAGGTAGCAGGTCGAGCGCCACCTAAACCGATTAATCCGAAAGCGTTGAAGCAAAGATGGCAGACGTTTGAAAGAACAATCGCGAAACAAGCATTGGCTAAACAGGCGGCTGCAGAAACTGAGAGAGAAATGGAAAGACTCCTTCAGGAACGCGAGGAACTAGGCAGAGAGCTTGAGAAGCTTCAGAAACTCAGGAATGATTTAACAAGCAAAAGAGGAGATCCAAGTGACGTTGACGAAGAGATTGATAATGTAAAAAGTAAAATTAGTTATTTGCAG GATAGCATATCCGAATGCCAACGAGATATGATGGAAGTGGGTGATGGAGAAACAGAGGGTGAACCAGGAGTTGAAGCTCTCATATCAACAGTTCAAACAGTGGATGAAGCTCAATACTTACTGCAAAGAATGCTGGCTTTCACTGTGGAACAAAGTTGTGTTGCAGCTCAGAAGCAACTTGAGGTACGAGACATGGAATCACGGCTGAACCAAGTTGCACAGGAAAGCGATGTGCAGCATCAGTTATTGGAGCATGTATTGAGGGACAGAGATCTTCTATCCCTTACGAATAACCATCACAATAATACGATGAACTACAGCCCTCCAAGTTCGAGGAGCTCCTCACCGGACAT CGAAAGTTATAGTCAAGTTATAATGGGAGAGGAAAGACAACGTAACAATAAAGTTAGACGAAGAACTACACAACCTCAAGAACTTCTTTACGGAGTGCAAGCAAATCCAGACAATATAAAGACAGAAGAACAAAGTCAGAACTATAATCATCCACTTACCAGGGTACCTAGTGCGCCAGGTAGTTTAAA AGGTTTGGTATTGACAAGAAGTCAGCACAATATTACTGGAGGATCTCCGACTTTAAGTCGACGTGATAGTACATCACCAAGGCCGCTCCGACGACCATTGCATCCTGGTGGAGGCTCCAT GGAACAGGTAGCACATACAGATGTGTCATCACCTCCTGGATCACCGACCACTTATCGCCGATTCAACAGTAGGGAAGAAAATGTATTCTCCAGACTGACAGCGAGTAGGCAACCAGCGTCGACATACCCACAGCCTATGAAAGGCATCATTTCCCAATGCCAAGGCAAG ACGCCACCGAGAGCCGTTTTGCAATGTACTCACGTAGCAGAGGGGCATAGTAAAGCCGTTCTAGCTATATGCGCGACCGAAGATCTATTATTTAGTGGATCAAAAG ATCGAactgtaaaagtatgggacttAAGAACCGGAATTGAAAATCTCACGTTAATTGGTCATCCTAACAACGTTGTTGCAGTAAAGTACTCACCAGTACAGAACTTGTTATTCAGCGTATCTTCTGCCTATGTAAAAGTTTGGGATTTAAGAGCAGCCAACAATTGCATAAAAACTTTGTTCTCATCTGGCCAAGCTCAAAGTGGACAAATTGCATTATCAACTCAACTTCCAATGGGTGAAACTGCTATCAACGATTTGGTACTTAGTCTTGATGAACAAGAACTGTACGCTGCAGCTAGTGACAAAGTTAGAGTATGGGATCTTAGAAAATTGACGCACATAGGAAGATTGGGTACGCCTCATACGGCTGCAGTAATGTGCCTGGCTGTTGCGAATGATGGTAGAGTGATAGCTGGTAGTAAGGATCATTTGATATCGCTTGTTGAGCCTAATATGTCTGGTCAGTCAGTGTGTTTGGCACCACCACATTACGATGGAGTTCAGTGTTTAACCGCGTGCGATTCTACACTTTTCTCTG GCTCAAGAGATATGTGCATTAAACGTTGGGATCTACATAAAATGGAACTAGTTCAATCACTGAACAATGCACACAAAGATTGGATTTTGGGATTATGCATGATTAATAGCGGAACTATCATGGTCTCAGGTTGTCGAGGAGGAGTTCTAAAGGCGTGGTCTGTACCAAAGGAACAAGGTGGGGAGTGTGCACCAATTGGAGAAGTTCGGGCACACGGATCCGCTATCAATGCTGTGATAACTAATCAGCAGCATGTTTTTACTGCGAGCAA TGACGGAACGGTGAGACTATGGAGCTACTATAAGAGAGACGCAAGAACTTTCCAGAGAAGCAACTCATTGAAAAGCtaa